From one Enterococcus sp. DIV2402 genomic stretch:
- a CDS encoding YitT family protein, with protein MQTIFSFRTIRDILVILLGTAIYGFGIVFFNIPNDLAEGGITGITLILRALFSIDPAISTLVLNIPLIIIGGRILGKRALYYTILGTVGLSFWLSFWQKIPLVIDLQHDLLIVALLAGVITGIGSGMIYKVGGTTGGSDVIARIVEKNFGISVGKSLLIFDVIVLILSLSYINLNRMMYTLIFAYVFTKIIDSILDGGYSAKGILIMSDKNPEIAPLLMQQLERGLTYFNGEGGYSNQTKNIIYIVVSPREISEVKRIVHETDEKAFVSVINVHEVEGEGFSYLKPKNKIFSANKKA; from the coding sequence ATGCAAACAATTTTTTCATTTCGAACTATTCGAGATATTTTAGTTATTCTTCTAGGCACAGCTATTTATGGATTTGGTATTGTTTTTTTCAATATCCCTAACGATTTAGCAGAAGGTGGCATCACCGGAATTACATTAATCTTGCGCGCCTTATTTTCAATTGATCCTGCAATTAGCACATTAGTTTTAAATATCCCTTTAATAATTATTGGTGGACGAATTTTAGGTAAACGTGCTTTGTATTACACAATTTTGGGAACTGTGGGATTATCTTTTTGGTTAAGCTTTTGGCAAAAAATCCCATTAGTCATCGATTTACAACACGACTTGCTCATTGTAGCTTTACTAGCTGGTGTTATTACAGGAATTGGTAGTGGCATGATTTATAAAGTTGGGGGAACAACAGGTGGTAGTGATGTTATCGCACGTATTGTAGAGAAAAATTTTGGAATTTCTGTTGGAAAGTCATTACTAATTTTTGACGTAATTGTTTTGATTCTTTCATTATCTTATATCAATTTAAATCGTATGATGTACACCTTAATTTTCGCTTATGTCTTTACTAAAATCATTGATTCCATTTTGGATGGCGGTTACTCAGCTAAAGGTATTTTAATCATGTCTGACAAAAATCCAGAGATTGCGCCTTTATTAATGCAGCAACTCGAACGCGGTTTAACTTATTTCAATGGTGAAGGTGGTTATTCAAACCAAACAAAAAATATCATTTATATCGTTGTCAGTCCACGTGAAATTTCTGAAGTAAAACGGATTGTCCACGAAACAGATGAAAAAGCCTTTGTTTCAGTTATCAATGTCCATGAAGTAGAAGGCGAAGGATTTAGTTATTTGAAGCCTAAAAACAAAATATTTTCGGCAAATAAAAAAGCCTAA
- a CDS encoding rhomboid family intramembrane serine protease, which yields MFGPLVVHGHEYWRFITPIFIHYGLMHFAVNSVVLYFMGQQIEAIYGHVRFLIIYLISGFAGNALSFAFNQAGVQSAGSSTSLFGLFGAFVILGVHFKGHPAIQGMVRQFTLFIGMSLLFGVFDRSIDMWGHIGGLLGGLLLGNVLSVPNNSKSYSIHLRIISGMILVFLLIFCIVYGFKKYEILV from the coding sequence ATGTTTGGACCGTTAGTGGTACATGGACATGAGTATTGGCGTTTTATTACGCCCATTTTTATTCATTATGGATTGATGCACTTTGCAGTCAATTCCGTGGTTCTATATTTTATGGGACAACAAATTGAAGCTATCTATGGGCATGTGCGCTTTTTAATTATTTATTTAATCAGTGGTTTTGCAGGAAATGCTTTGAGTTTTGCTTTTAATCAAGCAGGTGTGCAGTCAGCAGGTTCGAGTACTTCGTTATTTGGTTTATTCGGTGCATTTGTTATTTTAGGTGTTCATTTTAAAGGACATCCAGCAATTCAAGGGATGGTTCGACAATTTACTTTGTTTATTGGAATGAGTTTACTGTTTGGCGTTTTTGACCGTTCAATAGATATGTGGGGACACATAGGCGGCTTACTTGGTGGTTTGTTATTGGGCAATGTTTTGAGCGTGCCAAACAACTCAAAAAGCTATTCGATTCATCTTCGAATTATTTCAGGTATGATTTTAGTATTTTTGCTTATTTTTTGTATCGTGTACGGTTTCAAAAAATACGAAATACTTGTATAA
- a CDS encoding DNA/RNA non-specific endonuclease gives MAKKKNNTPTNTVKGVLYSLVALLVFTATAGQIDLSKVDWSDPTTILDAFDDTPEQLANYPQLDALPEYDGTNIVVTLNDNHTTFTEQELSLANGPWQTFSPLDSLNRVGSANALLHKSMMPKEERGDISRVYPSGWKQKKLDDGKWLYNRSHLIAFRFTGENDNWQNLFTGTQQMNQKPMKEYEDKVANYLKETGNHVRYRVTPYFKGEELVPRGIQIEAHSVEDQELCFNIFIYNIQDGYSIDYATGNSRKI, from the coding sequence ATGGCAAAGAAAAAAAACAATACACCGACAAATACTGTTAAAGGGGTATTGTATTCACTTGTTGCGTTGCTTGTTTTCACGGCGACAGCTGGACAAATTGACTTGTCAAAAGTGGATTGGTCCGATCCAACAACTATTTTGGATGCGTTTGATGATACACCAGAACAGTTAGCAAATTATCCGCAGCTTGATGCGTTACCAGAGTATGATGGTACAAATATTGTGGTGACACTAAATGACAATCATACGACGTTTACCGAACAAGAATTATCACTTGCCAATGGACCCTGGCAAACTTTTTCTCCGCTTGATTCTCTCAACCGTGTTGGTTCGGCAAATGCGTTATTACATAAAAGCATGATGCCAAAAGAAGAGCGAGGAGATATTTCGAGGGTCTATCCATCAGGTTGGAAACAAAAGAAACTAGATGATGGAAAATGGTTATACAATCGCTCGCATTTGATTGCTTTTCGTTTTACTGGAGAAAATGATAATTGGCAAAACTTATTTACTGGTACGCAACAAATGAATCAAAAACCCATGAAAGAATATGAAGATAAAGTAGCTAATTATTTGAAAGAGACCGGTAATCATGTACGTTATCGGGTAACACCGTACTTCAAAGGCGAAGAACTTGTTCCGCGAGGGATTCAAATTGAAGCGCATAGTGTGGAGGATCAAGAATTATGCTTTAATATTTTTATCTATAATATACAAGATGGTTATAGCATTGATTATGCTACAGGTAATTCTAGAAAAATTTAA
- the cas7c gene encoding type I-C CRISPR-associated protein Cas7/Csd2: MITNKVDFIATIEVRNANPNGDPLAGNMPRTDSNGFGLISDVAIKRKIRNRMQDQGYEIFVKSRDRSDDKFTSLQKRFEDVFTSKDSDEKIEKEANEKWLDVRTFGQVITYYKKSIGIRGPVSISMAKSLAPIETTTLQITRSSNSMEATGKSGRSSDTMGSKHFVEYGVYVVYGSANAYFSEKTGFDEKDLEVVKESLVTLFENDASSARPEGSMAVKEVFWFTHSNKLGNVSSAKIHDLLQWKEPDAFHGVQYSDYQVTLNQDKLDEYKEKGLHVEILEGL, encoded by the coding sequence ATGATAACGAATAAAGTAGATTTTATTGCAACAATTGAAGTGAGAAATGCAAATCCTAATGGTGATCCATTAGCAGGAAATATGCCCAGAACTGATTCAAATGGATTTGGATTGATTAGTGATGTAGCTATTAAACGAAAAATTCGTAATCGTATGCAAGATCAAGGTTATGAGATTTTTGTGAAATCACGTGACCGTAGTGATGACAAATTTACTTCTTTACAGAAAAGATTTGAAGATGTATTTACATCTAAAGATTCTGACGAAAAAATTGAAAAAGAAGCAAATGAAAAATGGCTAGATGTTCGAACATTTGGCCAAGTAATCACATATTACAAGAAATCAATTGGTATTCGTGGCCCAGTTTCCATTAGCATGGCAAAATCATTGGCTCCAATTGAAACCACAACGCTGCAAATTACACGTAGTTCAAATAGCATGGAAGCAACAGGAAAATCTGGACGTTCATCAGATACTATGGGAAGTAAACACTTTGTCGAATATGGTGTATATGTTGTGTATGGTTCTGCAAATGCTTATTTTTCAGAAAAGACAGGATTTGATGAAAAAGATTTGGAAGTTGTTAAAGAATCTTTAGTGACATTATTCGAAAACGACGCATCATCTGCTCGTCCAGAAGGATCAATGGCAGTAAAAGAGGTCTTTTGGTTTACACATTCAAATAAATTAGGAAATGTATCTAGTGCAAAAATTCATGATTTATTACAATGGAAAGAACCTGATGCTTTTCACGGAGTTCAATATTCAGATTATCAAGTTACTCTAAATCAAGATAAACTGGATGAATATAAAGAAAAAGGGTTACATGTTGAAATTCTAGAAGGTCTATAA
- the cas2 gene encoding CRISPR-associated endonuclease Cas2 translates to MLVLVTYDVSTSSTGGQKRLRKVSKVCQNYGQRVQNSVFECVVDAAQFEMMKNELKKLIDESNDSLRFYRLGNNYKTKVEHIGAKESLDIEAPLIF, encoded by the coding sequence TTGCTTGTATTAGTAACGTATGATGTAAGTACCTCCAGTACTGGTGGTCAAAAACGTTTAAGAAAAGTATCTAAAGTATGCCAAAACTACGGTCAGCGTGTGCAAAATTCAGTATTCGAGTGCGTAGTTGATGCTGCACAATTTGAAATGATGAAAAACGAATTGAAAAAGTTAATTGACGAAAGTAATGATAGTTTGAGGTTTTATCGACTTGGAAATAATTATAAAACAAAGGTTGAACACATCGGTGCAAAAGAATCGTTAGATATTGAAGCACCATTGATTTTTTAG
- a CDS encoding YqgQ family protein gives METLYDVQQLFKQFGLYIYVGKRIYDIELMAIELKKLFEARVIDRETYLKARGILNREHRIEESRKGF, from the coding sequence ATGGAAACTTTATATGATGTCCAACAGTTATTTAAACAATTCGGTTTGTATATTTATGTCGGCAAACGTATTTATGATATTGAACTGATGGCAATTGAATTAAAAAAGCTATTCGAAGCGCGTGTGATTGACCGAGAAACATATTTAAAAGCACGTGGTATCTTAAATCGAGAACATCGCATCGAAGAAAGCAGGAAGGGTTTTTAG
- a CDS encoding 5-formyltetrahydrofolate cyclo-ligase — translation MEKAELRQSGIVVLKKLAEHPKKKLKKEETILALFFASRIWKEAKVIGMIRSTSFEFNTESIMKRAWAENKVVVIPKSLPKRQLAFYEVDERTAYRTTKFGVDEPVSALHVSKEEIDVLLVPGIVFSKEGYRIGFGGGFYDRYLAEYQGQTCSLVFSEQLNNQWQPDSFDLPVARIFTDSYKGVTYE, via the coding sequence ATGGAAAAAGCGGAACTACGTCAGTCAGGAATAGTTGTATTAAAAAAGCTGGCGGAACATCCTAAAAAGAAATTAAAAAAAGAAGAAACGATTTTAGCTCTCTTTTTTGCTTCACGAATTTGGAAAGAAGCCAAAGTTATTGGGATGATTCGTTCAACATCATTTGAATTTAATACTGAATCAATCATGAAGCGTGCATGGGCAGAAAATAAAGTTGTCGTTATTCCTAAATCATTACCAAAACGGCAATTAGCTTTTTATGAAGTAGATGAAAGAACCGCTTATCGGACGACGAAGTTTGGTGTTGATGAACCAGTCAGTGCTTTACATGTTTCTAAAGAAGAAATTGATGTCTTGCTTGTTCCAGGCATTGTTTTCTCCAAAGAAGGGTATCGTATCGGTTTTGGTGGTGGTTTTTATGACCGATACTTAGCAGAATATCAAGGACAAACGTGTAGCTTGGTTTTTTCGGAACAATTAAATAATCAATGGCAACCGGATTCCTTTGACCTTCCAGTAGCGCGGATTTTTACAGATAGCTATAAAGGAGTGACGTATGAATAA
- the rpmG gene encoding 50S ribosomal protein L33: MRVNITLECTSCKERNYLTNKNKRNNPDRLEKQKYCPRERKVTLHRETK; the protein is encoded by the coding sequence ATGCGCGTAAACATTACTTTAGAATGTACTTCTTGTAAAGAACGTAACTACCTAACAAACAAAAACAAACGTAACAATCCAGATCGTTTGGAAAAACAAAAATATTGCCCACGTGAAAGAAAAGTTACTTTACACCGTGAAACTAAATAA
- a CDS encoding ROK family glucokinase: MEEKKIIGIDLGGTTVKFAIVTLEGEIQQKWSIETNILDEGSHIVPEIIESINHRLDLYDLKAENFVGIGMGTPGSVDREKGTVIGAYNLNWKTLQSVREQIESGTGIQFTLDNDANVAALGERWKGAGENNPDVIFMTLGTGVGGGIIAEGNLLHGVAGCAGEIGHVTVDPYGFECTCGKVGCLETVASATGVVRVARQLSEEYAGDSELKRRLDDGQDISSKDVFVLAEQNDPFALMVVDKVCFYLGLACGNLGNTLNPSSIVLGGGVSAAGEFLRSRVEKYFNEYTFPQVRESTQIKLAQLGNDAGVIGAASLALQFIK, encoded by the coding sequence ATGGAAGAAAAGAAAATCATTGGAATTGACTTAGGAGGTACCACAGTCAAATTTGCGATTGTGACACTTGAAGGAGAAATCCAACAAAAATGGAGTATTGAAACAAATATTTTGGATGAAGGTTCACACATTGTTCCAGAAATTATTGAATCAATTAATCATCGTTTAGATTTGTATGATTTGAAAGCTGAAAACTTTGTTGGGATTGGTATGGGAACTCCAGGAAGTGTTGATCGTGAAAAAGGAACAGTTATTGGTGCTTATAACTTAAACTGGAAAACGTTACAATCCGTTCGTGAACAAATTGAATCAGGTACAGGAATTCAATTTACATTAGATAATGATGCGAATGTGGCTGCTTTAGGTGAACGTTGGAAAGGTGCGGGTGAAAATAACCCAGACGTTATCTTCATGACATTAGGAACCGGTGTTGGTGGCGGTATTATTGCAGAAGGAAACTTATTACATGGTGTCGCAGGCTGTGCGGGAGAAATTGGTCATGTGACAGTCGATCCTTATGGTTTTGAATGTACGTGTGGCAAAGTAGGCTGTTTAGAAACAGTTGCAAGTGCGACGGGAGTTGTACGTGTTGCTCGTCAATTGTCAGAAGAATACGCAGGTGACTCTGAATTGAAACGCCGTTTAGATGATGGTCAAGATATCTCAAGCAAAGATGTGTTTGTTTTAGCTGAACAAAATGATCCATTTGCCTTAATGGTTGTTGACAAAGTTTGTTTCTATCTAGGTCTAGCTTGTGGAAACTTAGGGAACACGTTAAATCCATCAAGTATTGTTTTAGGTGGTGGTGTATCGGCTGCAGGGGAATTCTTACGAAGCCGTGTTGAAAAATATTTCAATGAATACACATTCCCACAAGTAAGAGAAAGTACACAAATCAAATTAGCACAACTAGGAAATGATGCCGGTGTAATTGGTGCGG
- a CDS encoding S66 family peptidase, with protein MIKPKPLSKGDTIAFITLSSGMAGEEIFQYRWEIAKKRLEALGYRVVLTPNAIQSSEYIHQHPEKRAQDLMDALQNPEIDAIICMIGGSDTIRLLPYIDFEIIANYPKLFVGYSDTTINHFMFYHANVASIYGPTALVEFAENKNIHEYTLTHFLELVAGEKSSIPLIASPQWTSEFLDWTNPKNAEIRRTMQKEQYFHEFLQGEGVVHGKLLGGCLETFPMMIGTKIWPRLEEWKGKVLFIETSELSLSPSLFAIILRGLAAQGIFHQIAGILMGKPVNEQFYEEYKSSLIQIISEECRLEELPIVYNLNFGHTAPIMSLPIGCTIEIDCMKKSLILLESPVK; from the coding sequence ATGATTAAACCAAAACCATTATCTAAGGGTGATACTATTGCTTTTATCACACTTTCTTCAGGAATGGCAGGAGAAGAAATATTTCAGTATCGCTGGGAAATTGCGAAAAAACGGCTAGAAGCATTAGGGTATCGAGTTGTATTAACACCTAATGCGATACAAAGTAGTGAGTATATTCATCAACATCCTGAAAAGAGAGCACAAGATTTGATGGATGCTTTACAAAATCCAGAAATTGATGCCATTATCTGTATGATTGGTGGATCAGATACTATTCGACTCTTGCCTTATATTGATTTTGAGATTATAGCAAATTATCCCAAACTGTTTGTCGGTTATTCAGATACTACCATTAATCATTTTATGTTTTATCATGCGAATGTTGCATCGATTTATGGACCAACTGCTCTGGTTGAATTTGCTGAAAATAAAAATATACATGAGTATACCCTTACTCATTTTTTAGAATTAGTAGCAGGAGAGAAGTCATCTATTCCATTAATCGCCAGCCCGCAATGGACAAGTGAATTTTTGGATTGGACAAATCCTAAAAATGCTGAAATTCGGCGCACTATGCAAAAAGAGCAATATTTTCATGAATTTTTGCAAGGTGAAGGAGTAGTACATGGGAAACTATTAGGAGGATGTTTGGAAACATTTCCGATGATGATAGGAACTAAAATTTGGCCACGATTAGAAGAATGGAAAGGAAAAGTTCTTTTTATCGAAACCTCGGAGCTAAGTCTTTCTCCCAGTCTTTTTGCTATTATTCTAAGGGGGTTAGCTGCGCAAGGAATTTTTCATCAAATTGCCGGTATTCTTATGGGAAAACCAGTGAATGAACAATTTTATGAAGAGTATAAATCAAGCTTAATTCAAATTATTTCTGAAGAATGTCGCTTAGAAGAATTACCAATTGTCTATAATTTAAACTTTGGGCACACTGCACCAATCATGAGCTTGCCTATTGGTTGTACAATCGAAATTGATTGTATGAAAAAATCTTTAATTCTTCTTGAATCTCCAGTAAAATAA
- a CDS encoding MazG nucleotide pyrophosphohydrolase domain-containing protein, with protein sequence MDKQRSLVSMQEEVDAYIQQFKSGYFSPLAQMARLTEEVGELAREVNHHYGEKSKKTTEAAKTVAEELGDVLFVTMIMANSLDIDLTEVFEENMEKFNRRDSYRFERKDGKQTAEDK encoded by the coding sequence GTGGATAAGCAACGTTCTTTAGTATCAATGCAAGAGGAAGTTGATGCGTATATTCAACAATTTAAATCAGGTTATTTTAGCCCGTTAGCACAAATGGCGCGTTTAACAGAAGAAGTTGGGGAATTAGCTCGAGAAGTTAATCATCATTATGGTGAGAAATCTAAAAAAACAACAGAAGCTGCCAAAACAGTCGCAGAAGAGCTAGGTGATGTTTTATTTGTGACAATGATTATGGCGAATTCTTTAGACATTGATTTGACAGAAGTTTTTGAAGAAAATATGGAAAAATTTAATCGCAGAGATAGCTACCGTTTTGAACGAAAAGATGGGAAACAAACTGCGGAAGATAAATGA
- the cas1c gene encoding type I-C CRISPR-associated endonuclease Cas1c, with the protein MRRLLNTLFVTQPDHYLSLDGDNIVLKNDGSIVGRVPSHNVESVVTFGYTGASPALMGYCAERNISIVFLDRNGRFRARVIGSSQGNVILRKEQYRVSDDENRSAQIARNFILGKVYNQRWILERMTRDHALRIDTERFKIVTQSLADTLSGIRLCEDLDELRGLEGQAALMYNSVFNELILQQKEDFYFYGRTRRPPTDNVNAMLSFTYTLLANDVAAALETVGLDAYVGFLHRDRPGRVSLALDVMEDLRGVYADRFVLSLINKKVMTKDDFFEKENQAITMTDDGKKKFLQAWQQKKQEKITHPYLGEKISWGLVPFSQALLLARYLRGDINGYPPFFWK; encoded by the coding sequence ATGAGAAGGCTTTTAAACACTTTATTTGTAACACAACCCGATCATTATTTGTCGCTGGACGGGGACAATATTGTATTGAAAAATGATGGTTCAATTGTGGGAAGAGTTCCTTCCCACAATGTTGAGTCTGTAGTAACTTTTGGCTATACAGGAGCAAGTCCAGCCTTGATGGGATATTGTGCGGAACGTAACATTTCGATTGTTTTTTTAGATAGAAATGGTCGTTTTAGAGCAAGAGTTATCGGAAGTAGTCAAGGAAACGTTATTCTACGTAAAGAGCAGTATCGAGTTTCTGATGATGAAAATCGTTCTGCACAAATTGCTCGAAATTTTATTTTAGGAAAAGTTTACAATCAACGATGGATTCTAGAAAGAATGACTAGAGATCATGCGTTAAGAATTGACACGGAACGCTTTAAAATAGTCACTCAAAGCTTAGCAGATACGTTGTCTGGTATCCGTCTATGTGAAGATTTAGACGAATTAAGAGGTTTGGAAGGGCAAGCTGCATTGATGTACAATAGTGTATTCAATGAGCTTATTCTACAACAAAAAGAGGATTTTTATTTTTATGGACGTACTCGCAGACCTCCGACAGACAATGTAAATGCAATGCTATCTTTTACGTATACTCTTTTGGCGAATGATGTTGCAGCAGCGTTGGAAACAGTTGGTTTAGACGCATATGTAGGTTTCTTACATCGGGATCGACCAGGACGAGTTTCCCTAGCGCTTGATGTAATGGAAGATTTACGTGGCGTTTATGCGGATCGCTTTGTTTTGTCACTGATTAATAAAAAGGTAATGACCAAAGACGATTTTTTTGAGAAAGAGAATCAAGCTATAACTATGACTGATGATGGAAAAAAGAAATTTTTACAAGCTTGGCAACAGAAAAAGCAAGAAAAAATTACTCATCCATACCTTGGAGAAAAAATAAGTTGGGGCTTAGTACCATTTTCTCAAGCATTATTACTAGCCAGGTATTTACGCGGGGATATAAATGGTTACCCCCCATTCTTTTGGAAGTAG
- the cas4 gene encoding CRISPR-associated protein Cas4, with protein sequence MDYKTDEYLMLSGIQHYEFCPRQWALIHIEQQWEENLRTVQGQHLHRNADQPFMKEKRGNKIVSRSMHVQSHELAITGICDVVEFIKDKDGVEIPKLGGKYKIYPVEYKRGKPKMNHSDILQLVAQSMCLEEMLVCTIDKGYLFYNEVKHRETVLITDELKNEVRTALIKMQDLYRKKHTPRVKTGKWCKSCSLQNICLPRLMTKESVDRYIEKRLSE encoded by the coding sequence ATGGACTATAAAACAGATGAATATCTAATGCTTTCGGGGATCCAGCATTATGAATTTTGCCCACGTCAATGGGCATTGATTCATATTGAACAGCAATGGGAAGAAAATCTACGGACGGTACAAGGACAACATCTTCATCGAAATGCAGATCAACCTTTTATGAAAGAAAAACGTGGCAATAAAATTGTTTCACGATCAATGCATGTTCAATCCCATGAATTGGCAATCACAGGTATTTGTGATGTAGTAGAGTTCATAAAAGATAAAGATGGAGTAGAAATTCCGAAATTAGGCGGTAAATATAAGATTTATCCTGTCGAGTACAAGCGTGGAAAACCGAAAATGAATCATTCAGATATATTACAATTAGTTGCACAATCGATGTGTTTAGAAGAAATGCTTGTTTGTACGATTGATAAAGGATATTTGTTTTATAATGAAGTAAAACATCGAGAAACAGTTTTGATTACAGATGAGTTGAAAAATGAAGTTAGAACAGCATTGATAAAAATGCAAGATTTGTATCGAAAAAAACATACGCCACGAGTGAAAACAGGGAAATGGTGCAAAAGTTGTTCTTTACAGAATATTTGTTTACCACGGTTAATGACGAAAGAATCGGTGGATCGATACATTGAAAAGAGGTTAAGCGAATGA
- a CDS encoding CCA tRNA nucleotidyltransferase — protein MKLEVIPQEYQTALPILKKIEDAGFEAYFVGGSVRDVLLGHAIHDVDIATSAFPAEIKEIFPRTIDVGIEHGTVLVLDEEEQYEITTFRTESTYQDFRRPDHVEFVRSLEEDLKRRDFTINAFALKEDGEIIDLFDGLADLENKVLRAVGNPHERFHEDALRMMRGLRFVSQLGFQLEQETFASIYDNHALLEKISVERINIEFIKLLLGKYRRQGLQMFVETECYSYCPKLRAYGESLLRFAELTDQQINKEVHAWVLLIDQLGLSNKEIRPFMKAWKCSNDSIRTTQAVFMGLQFRKTQAFTKPLLYVLGEEQAILTEELLPYFGLENDITAVKEAYRQLVIHSLQDLAISGHDLLAYFDKKPGKWMKEILTLCEQAVVEQVIPNEKKELLNYAAAAIEKNEC, from the coding sequence ATGAAATTAGAAGTAATTCCTCAAGAATATCAAACAGCATTACCTATTTTGAAGAAAATTGAAGATGCAGGATTTGAAGCTTACTTTGTAGGGGGGAGTGTGCGTGATGTCTTATTAGGCCACGCCATTCATGATGTTGATATTGCGACAAGTGCTTTCCCAGCTGAAATTAAAGAGATATTTCCTCGGACCATTGATGTAGGAATTGAACATGGAACGGTTTTGGTTTTAGATGAGGAAGAACAATATGAAATTACGACGTTTCGTACAGAATCTACCTATCAAGATTTCCGCCGTCCCGATCATGTTGAATTCGTTCGGTCTTTGGAAGAAGATTTGAAACGGAGAGATTTTACGATCAATGCGTTTGCTTTAAAAGAAGATGGTGAAATTATTGATTTATTTGATGGCTTAGCTGATCTTGAAAATAAAGTGTTGCGTGCGGTTGGAAATCCTCATGAACGTTTTCATGAAGATGCTTTGCGAATGATGCGTGGTTTGCGATTTGTTAGTCAGTTAGGGTTTCAATTAGAGCAAGAAACGTTTGCATCGATTTATGATAACCATGCGTTATTAGAAAAAATTTCAGTTGAACGTATCAATATTGAATTTATCAAATTATTGCTTGGGAAATATCGCAGACAAGGCTTGCAGATGTTTGTTGAAACAGAATGTTATAGTTATTGCCCTAAACTGCGGGCGTATGGTGAATCCTTATTACGTTTTGCGGAATTAACCGATCAGCAAATTAACAAAGAAGTTCATGCGTGGGTGTTGTTAATTGACCAACTAGGCTTATCAAATAAAGAAATTCGACCGTTTATGAAAGCATGGAAGTGTTCGAATGATAGTATTCGTACGACACAAGCCGTATTTATGGGCTTGCAATTTAGAAAAACACAAGCTTTTACGAAACCATTACTTTATGTATTAGGTGAAGAACAAGCTATTTTAACAGAAGAATTACTGCCGTATTTTGGTTTAGAAAATGATATAACTGCTGTAAAAGAAGCGTATCGGCAATTAGTTATTCACTCTCTGCAAGATTTAGCAATTAGTGGGCATGATTTATTGGCTTATTTTGATAAAAAACCTGGAAAATGGATGAAAGAAATCTTGACGCTTTGTGAGCAAGCTGTGGTAGAACAAGTAATTCCTAATGAGAAAAAAGAGTTGCTTAACTATGCAGCAGCTGCAATTGAAAAAAACGAATGTTAA